In the genome of Hevea brasiliensis isolate MT/VB/25A 57/8 chromosome 14, ASM3005281v1, whole genome shotgun sequence, the window TGATGATAATCCGGTTTTCAATCGGAATGATGCTACCCTTTCATATAAAATTGATCTGTCTATGGTTTTGCCTGAATGGGTCACTGTTGGGTTTTCATCTTCAACCGGTAATTTCACGGAGATACATAACATTCTTTCATGGGAGTTCAACTCAACTGAAATTTCATCCAAGCGAGACAACTCAACTGAAATTCCATCCAAGCCAGAGGAAGTTGGCAGAGGAGGAGGTGGGAAGAGCATAGGTATAATAGTTGGCAGTGCAATTGGTGGAATTGCTGCTATTGGTGGGTTGATCTCAATATTTTCTTGGAGGAGAAACAAGAGGAATCAAGAAGAAGATGTTGAATCAGATGATTCCATGGATCATGAATTTGAGCAAGGTATAGGGCCCAAGAGGTTCTCTTATCAAGAATTGGTTCAAGCTACAAATAACTTTGCGGAAGAAGGGAAACTTGGGCAAGGAGGATTTGGAGGAGTCTACAGAGGATACTTGTCTAATTTAAGTGTGGCAGTGAAAAGGGTCTCTAAAGGGTCTAAACAAGGAAGAAAGGAGTACATGGCAGAAGTGAAGATCTTTAGCAAACTGAGGCACAAAAATCTTGTACAACTTGTGGGTTGGTGCCATGAAAAGGGTGAGTTTCTTCTTATCTATGAGTTCATGCCTAATGGAAGTCTTGATTCTCATCTCTTTAAAAGTGAAAATATGCTATCTTGGACAGTAAGGTATAAGATAGCAATTGGTTTAGCCTCAGCTCTGCTATATCTCCATGAAGAATGGGAACAATGTGTAGTGCATAGAGACATTAAATCAAGCAATGTGATGTTGGATTCaaatttcaacaccaagcttggaGATTTTGGTCTGGCAAGGCTTATGGATAATGAGCTATGCCTCAAGACCAGAGGGTTAGCCGGAACGATTGGTTACATGGCACCTGAATACATTAGCTCAGGAAAGGCTAGTAAAGGATCTGATGTATTCAGTTTTGGTGTAGTAGCCCTGGAAATTGCGTGTGGGAGGAGATCACAAATTTCATTGGTGGGTTGGGCTTGGGAAGCATATGGAAATGGAAGGGTTCTTGATGTTGCTGATGGGAGATTGGGTATGGATTTCAATGTAGAACAGATGGAATGCTTGTTAACTGTTGGGCTGTGGTGTGCTCACCCAGATTTCAATCTTAGGCCATCGATAAGGCAAGCATTACAGGTTCTTAATTTTGAAGCAGCATTGCCAAATCTTCCTGCAAAGATGCCTGTTCCAATGTATGACGTGCCTGCCTCTTCAACAGAAGCTGTACTCTCTACATCTCTTCTCATGGGTCGGTGAACTAACTCCTAGTTTCTTggtttttaatttgtaatttttttcattaatttacatatcatttgaagaagagaaaactAATATTCTTAATTATTTTGTCAATTCTCATTCATTAgaaaaattaacattttaattgaaaatgataATTGACTCAAAAATTTTATGTACAAATAActtcaattaatttataattcaaaatGACTAATGCCAAACTAGTCTaaaaaccaaaaatttgaaataagtTAGACTTTGTTTATTTCAtagaaaataacttatatatgaaaaatatttttcatgaaaaatattttttttaaaaaatttctataaaatatttttttattatttagctgTAACGTTAAATTAATGGTATGCGTTTATTTTATCTATGATAAGTcttattacattttaataaaattattaaataattttctcttttaaaaagagaaagtcattttctttcaaaatgattttatttttttctttgacaaaaaaaaattttattaactttttatataaaaaaatttttcatttatattttttgagtgtttaaatactaaaaatgtaaaaaaaaaatatattttttcgtGATACAAGTAGAGTCTTGAATAAAAATTGATTTGATCTTACTCGTTTTTCCATCTGTATTCGTTTCACTTGAATGAAAATATTATTGATCCTATAAAATATTGAATAAAGTTTATATTATATATGCTTCAAAAAGTGGATATAAGATTCATTTCATTGATAAATGAATATTATTCTATGTATTAAATATGAAACCCATTGGTGAATTCTATCAATGTAATCAACTTAAATTTGTAACTTTGCTGATTCAA includes:
- the LOC110671439 gene encoding L-type lectin-domain containing receptor kinase IX.1-like, translated to MVVRFRTSSFHHVLSWFLLFLHLPFLYAISFNYPDFTNPQNLNLSGHASISNGILSLTKNSNFSVGRAVYFQEMHLWDRTRGKVAVFDTHFSFNISISMLEPPYGADGLAFFLAPNGFQVPDDSGGECLGLISRCYFSDTTGLAIVAVEFDTYLNNWDPSDNHVGINVNSIRSVENFTLSKSIKNASKVNARVTYNSQNLSLFLTYDDNPVFNRNDATLSYKIDLSMVLPEWVTVGFSSSTGNFTEIHNILSWEFNSTEISSKRDNSTEIPSKPEEVGRGGGGKSIGIIVGSAIGGIAAIGGLISIFSWRRNKRNQEEDVESDDSMDHEFEQGIGPKRFSYQELVQATNNFAEEGKLGQGGFGGVYRGYLSNLSVAVKRVSKGSKQGRKEYMAEVKIFSKLRHKNLVQLVGWCHEKGEFLLIYEFMPNGSLDSHLFKSENMLSWTVRYKIAIGLASALLYLHEEWEQCVVHRDIKSSNVMLDSNFNTKLGDFGLARLMDNELCLKTRGLAGTIGYMAPEYISSGKASKGSDVFSFGVVALEIACGRRSQISLVGWAWEAYGNGRVLDVADGRLGMDFNVEQMECLLTVGLWCAHPDFNLRPSIRQALQVLNFEAALPNLPAKMPVPMYDVPASSTEAVLSTSLLMGR